The genome window TATACAgctataaattaaataaataactaagACACGAAGAATTGGTGACGCGGAAAAACCCTTTGTAGGGAAAAAACCGCGGGTGGGGATAAATACCCAGCCGAAAAAGAATTCCACTAGTAAACTTGCGCGTTACAGAGTAATGACTTGATCAAAGATGTGTCCTTATCTTCACATATTTGAGTCTATTTATACTACTAGTACATGAGATTTTGTTGGTTACAGTTTCATACTATTACTCCGCACTTCACCCACGTGCAACTAACTCCCCGTATCCTTGATGTTTATCACTTGTTTTGAATCGTGGCTTACGTCTCGGAATCCATCTCTCTGACTCAATCTTCATGCATGCAAAAGTATTATCCGTATCAATTTGAATTAGCGTACATATCCTGCCGTTATCATCACGTGAGACCAGCTTTTGTCACGTTACTGCCAAGCAAAATTTGAGACCTAACATAATGTTACATACACAATCTACCTTATAGCTTTAGTCAGGAAACAACAAACAATAAATGTCAGAATTGAGTCACAGACTTCCCATCTCTTAGCAGCAATTCAAATACACAATCTTATAAGTGTGTCCTACTACGACATTCTaagtttgttttttaaaaaaattttgttaaaaataagtTTGTCAGTTTATAACTTGCAGACTGATAGTTGTTGAAAAAGCCCTCATCGACGAGTCTATTTGCGAAGAGCCCGTGGGAAATTTTGACTTTGGGAAACCGAATTCACCCGCAACAACAGAACTAGTTGATGTATTATTCTTTATAAGTATAAGCATAGTGTTTGAAAGAGTACTTCCATTACTTGCCCAGCAGCTTTTCCTGACATTCTGGTAACACACATGCCCTGTATTTCACGTACACCTTGATCATCCTTAAAAATTAATAGTTAAGCGGTTACTGTTGTACTCTATATAATTTGGTTTTCTTGATTGCTCAGTGGCTCAATGAAGAAATGCACTGGACATTAAAGTAGAACTTGTTTTTAGATACTGACACAAACTTGTGTACATTGAGGAAAATCCCCTCAGGTTTCGTGTGACCAAGACAAGATGGGTACCACCAGACTACAATCTCGGATATATAATAATTCACTCTAGTATGTAgacatgtattatatttttcatttataactTTTAACTATTTCTTAACATATcataagtatatataaaaataatttatacatttaataCGGTTACATTCTGATCAAtatgtattaattaaaaaaaattcaatttttaagtTCTTTAAACCAAACATCTAATGAATTGGTTTAAGATTACTAAAGAAATATTTGTCATTGTTTATCCATCGTCTACAAgttgttattaaataataataatttagtatTAGACTAAAATATAGTTATAGTAATCATATAGGGGGCGTTTCGAAGGTGTGTGGGAATGAGAACCGAACTCATTAACCATAAACCAAAGGCTCCCTTACTTTTAGCAGAGGTAGTTGAGCTTCCACTGGATTTTAATATGGGGTCCGTCCTGGGAATTGGAAAGGGGAGGGGGGGTTGAGCATTACCACGAAGCTCTCAATGGACCCTCATCTTGGTCATCTTTTACATGCTATAGCATGACAGTCTTCATGTACTTCTGAATATTAACAGTTTGTCAACTtaagtttttcaaaatatctaAATTTCATTAATACTATACAGTCGCCATATAATCTTCTTATTACTATAGAGCAACAAAGTTGATGTTCATATCGATCAAAGCACtgatattttgtgaattttaatcGATTATTTTGCACAAAATGTTGTGAGTACATATTCTTTAGTAGAAGATATAGTTTAGCACTTTAGCTCCTAATATGGTTTGAATGAAATAGTTTACAACATTTGCTACTGTCACCGGTCGTACTTAATAGCTAATAGTGTGATCAACCGAAGGTATGTCTGGTATATACAGCTATAGAAGACATATCAAGGTTATATGTTGGGGTACTAGTAGAGATCATAACAccaaattctatatatataccaAAACTCTGTCGAAAGACGAAAAGTCAAGGAGTCGAGCAAATAATTCTAATTTTCAGATTATGTCTTTTAAGAACTTGTATACTTACATACCTCATACTCCACTCTCTGTGcaaaaaagttttaaatataGAGTACTCTGCAGCTCAGCCCCAAGCGCCAAAGTCAATAGAACTGAGAGAGATATGACCAGGATACAAATCCTTCATGTGCTGCTTACACAACCCAATTCGCCTTCTGTTCAAGCTGGGATGGATGCATGTCGCAAACCCCGTTTCCCAACTTGGAAACTGTTGCCGTTCCATTATATTAAGAGACTAAACACATGGTGCAGCAGCTGTGCAACCCATCAAAACAGCATCAAGTCCGTGACTGACTCACCATTCTTGTTAAAGATAGTACACACAAGCCACCTTAAAATATACCACACGCTAGTGCCTCGTCATAATTGGCTTGCTGCGCTTCAGATGAATAGATGATCCATTTAATATATCATGACCTTTTCTTCGGTTAATGGAAGTCTGCTAAGTTCTGAATCAAATTGTTTCTCTATCTGACTTTCGTGTATTCTATACTTTGCGGCCAGTGTTCGAATTCATGACTTCCTTACAAGATCTAACTCACTAAACCATCTATCCCACCGAGAAGCTAAGCCAAAACACCAGTCAATAATCTGGTCATTATCTTGTAAAATTAGTGCATGACATGTGGGAGCATGCCCATTAGAATTTATCAACCCATATCTTATAAGACGCTTCTTTATGAGATTTACTAGAGTATATTTCCATAATATCATTACAGATAATATAAATGATCTGAATGTGAAACACAagataattcaaaaacaaaatgaaatgaAGATAGTTATAAATGTACTAAAGGGAATCAGTATTTTGGCTCATGCGATCAATGCAACCATTATCTGAGAAGTTCTTAGCAAGAAGCATCAAGTGCCTGATGGTATTACTTAGTGACCTCAACACGACCTGATAAACCAGTGCCAAGACTCTCCAAATGCTTTGCACATCCACCTTCACACCATCTACACCAGCGGATGCCAGATACTGATGATAATCATTATAAAACTTGTGCACATTTTTTGGATCCATTATTCCATTATCCATTACACCATACCCATGGATCAACTTTCCATTCTGGTTCATTCTCCATTACACCCTTGGATATCACTGGAGACTTTAAAACTGACCCATATTTCACCACACCCTCTACTCCTGGCCTTACCCCACCCCATAACCCCATTATCGCATGCCACACATAAATATACTTTAATCCGTATTTTTCTTTTGCAATGCTTACTATGTTCTGAATTCCTAACAATTGTAATTTGTAGCTCCATATTTTTCAGATGTAGGTGTCTGGCTTTCTGGCATTGCAACAAATAACCCTATAATTCCTAATTCTCATATATCACATGTTTTATTAACATGGTGCAAAgatatataaagtatatatttaatatacttTGTACAGTTGTCCACAACTCTATAGTCTATACAGAGAATTCAGATTTTAACAAATGACAAGTGGGCAAATATGACAAGGTATTATGACGTATATCAATTTTAGCTAGTATTCCTAAAggtgaagaaatatatatatatatatatatatatatatatatatggaaaatGTTCCACAACCAAAGGTGGATAACCAGCTTATCCATCCAACTGATCTCTAGCTGTCCAAAATAGGACAATCAACGCACGGAATTCAAAGTAGATCCTGGATAATACGCACACTAAAACAGCGTATACGCAACATTAAAAAGCGTATACGCTATATAAAAGAGCGTATACGCTATATAATCTAGCGTAAAGGCAGTTTACGCTTTTCAGTAGATCCACATACGCTACATTATATGGCGTCTAGATCCACACAGCttcaaaaaccaaaaacacgaCCTCTTCTTCCTATACACCATTTTTAGAGCATACAAACCCAATACACACAAGATACACAAAATACACCTATATTGGAGCTTATATTCGAGTTTAAAAGCTAGCTTGGATCTTTATTGGAGTTTAAAGCTTGAAATTTGAAGCTTATAGCTTGAAGCTCGGAGCTTGGAGCTTTATTGGACTTCTTTATTAAGGTTAGATTTCCATCAATCTCATGGCATCtttcatattttctaaattaacaTCCCCTAGTAAGCCCATTACACCTAGTAAACCTAGAATTGAgattgaagaagaaaatgataGTGATGCTAAAAAGACCCCAATAGTGAATGttgatgataatgatgatgatgttgaggaGGTTGTGGAGGAGGTTGGGGATGATGATGTTGAGGAGGTTGGGGGTgaatgttttgatgatttttgtgacaaacaaaattcaaaagatGATGATTTGAATGAAAGTTGTCCTTGTGTTGGCCAATTGTTCGATAGCTTAGATGAAGCGGAGATGTTTTATAGGGATTATGGTAGACGTGTTGGTTTTGAGATGATAATTAGAACCACACATAGGCGTGTGAAAAGTAAGAGAATTTGTTTGcgtttatatatatgtcgaaAGGGTGGTCGAATAGTAACAAAGTCGTTGGATGAAGAAAAGGATGTTcacaaaaaaaagagaaatatgGATTCTATTGGTAGAACGCATTGCTTGGCGCGGATGTACGCTGTGCATAGGGAAAAATTGAAGAAATGGGAAGTGACATCagtttatttaaaacacaatcaCACGATGATTTCAAAGGATGAAGTGCTTTTCATGCAACGGCCAAGGAATATAACTCCCGTTATTCGGCAATTGATTATAACATTGAATAAATCGGGTATTGGGCCTTCAAAAACTTTAAACGTGTTAGGGGAGTTAACGGGTGGCTTGGAGAATATTGGATTTGGTAATCAAGATGTTCGGAATGTATTGCGTGATATTCGACATTATGTGTTTGATTCGAGTGATGCTTTAGAGGGTTTGGCATTACTTCGAGAATTGAAACGTAATAGTCAAGGTGAATTTTTCTATAAAGTTGACGTGGACGAGGAAAATCGTGTGCGGGCCATGATGTGGGTTGACCCGAGATCAGTCAATGCCTACAAAAATTTCGGAGATGTTGTTGTTTTTGACTCCACATATCGTACTAATAGGTATTGCATGCCGTTCGTGCCATTTACGGGGGTAAATCACCATTATCAGTCGATTTTGTTCGGATTTGTTCTGATAAGGGATGAGACCGAAGAATCTTACTTATGGGTGTTTAAGAGTTGGTTGGAGGCTATGGGGAACGTGGCTCCACAAACGATCATCACCGATCAAGACATTGCTATTGGAAATGCTATTGCCGAAGTTTTGCCTAACACAAGTCATCTATATTGTACGTGGCATATAGGTACAAAATTTGGTGAAAAATTGTCGCATTTATATGCAAATCATGATCACTTCAAAGAAGATTTCAACTCTTGCATCTACAAGTCACTAACGGTTGCACAATTCAAAGATAGGTGGGAGGCATTAGTTGAAAAATACGATTTGATGAACCATTCTTGGTTACAAGATATGTACTCCGTTCGACACAAGTGGGTCTGTGTTTACACTAAACTGCACTTCACAACCGGGATGACCACTACCTCCAGAAGTGAGTCAATGAATTCTTTCTTCGATGAATTTGTCAATGCTAGTACCGGTTTGAAGGAGTTTATAGAGAATTCACAGAAAGCGTTGGAGAAACAATATTTACGTGAAAGAGAGGCTGATTACGAAACAAAGAACAAGGAAAGATCCAaaataacatcatcatcatcggaGAGTCATGCGGCATCTATTTACACAAAAGAAATGTTTAGACGTTTTCAACACGAACTCAAAGAAAGTGGAGCTTATGTCgtgattgagagagagaggaatcCAATTTACAAGCATTACGAGTCATACAAAACAACGGTCCAAGAGGAGTATAGAAAACACTATGTTTTGTTCGTCACCGAGAATGGCAACTTAACTTGTGTTTGTCGAAAATTTGAAAGTTCGGGAATGCTTTGCCGTCATATTATTCGATACTTGTATAAGATGCAATGGTCAGAGATTCCACAGCAGTGCATCACTTTGAGATGGACAATTGAAGGCAATAAAAGAGTTGGAGCCTTACAACACAAGCGTCCTAAAATTGGTAATTTCCTTGAGTCACAACCCGCCCGATACAGTACTTTATGCAAAGCATTTCAAGATTTAGCAGCTCGCGGAAGTTGTTCAATAGCGAGATACAATTATCTCATGAGTGTGATTGAAAAAGAAtcgaattttattgaaaattttccgAATGAAAGTGGGGAAAAACGTGCGCGTGAGGAAGAAGATGATGCACATGAGGTCGGGGATGACGATGATGACGAAAATTTCAATGATTTGAGAAATCCTATATTATCTCAAACCAAAGGTCGTAAAAAAGAAAGGGTGAAAAGTGGCATAGAGCGCGGCAAAGCGAAAAAAGGTCGAAAATGTAATTTTTGTGGTGCAACTGATGCccaacatgattcaagaaattGTCCCACAAAATTAGCGACAAATtgctaattttatttgtatgcCGATGTATCCTAATTTCTTATGAAAATACTTGTAGAATTttgtgtgattttaattttgtatgattttaGTTGATATTATGCTTGTTTGCATTTGGTATTTTGtagaattttatttgtttgcattttgtaatttttgtggTGCAATTTCtaattttgtatgattttagttaattttgtaTGAATTTAGTTGATATAATTGCTCTGTTTTTAAGAGTGCACAATGAAAACTGTTCTGTTTTCATTGTTTTCATTGCTCTGTTTTCTAATTTTATCCTTACGCCACATTATATAGCGTAAACACAGTGCAAATTGCTTTAGTTTTATGCTTACGCTACATTATAAAGCGTAGTGACTGTTTCAATTCTACTTACGCTATATAATGTAGCGTGGTCAAGCATCGGAAACCGACGCTTTGCCTGGGAACTGACTGCTTGACCATCGGAAACTCCATTTCTCCTATATAAATTCTATCCCATCTCCATTTCTCCATCTTCATCTCCATTTctccattttcatttttatttcatcTCTATTCCACCTATGGCAGATCTACCAAAAAAATTTTGGTTCGCTGATgagccaaaagaaaaagaggtTGATGAGCACGAAGAAGAGGTAAAGCGGCTTTTCGCCGAGATGGATGTTTGTTTGAAGGAATTAGAGGAGGAGAAGGAGGCCGAggcggaggaggaggaggaggaggaggaggggcATACTCGGGAAGAGCTCGTGGCGATTTTCGAAAATTATATCAAGGAGTTGCAGGAGTTGGACGAGGAGGAGGACGaggaggagaagaagaagatgtaATAATGAAGGAGAAgatgtaaaataattttaatgaaatttattaataaaatttccatgtttattaaattttgtctTGTTCTtgttggatttagattttatcttGTTGTTAGTTagatttagatttagattttgtttttttgttagaTTTTGTCTTTTTGTTGTCTTTTGGATTTTAGTAAAAAGACAACAAAATCAGGGGTTTTGATTTGGAgtgattttggttttaaaaatAAGAGGTTGATCTGGGGATGAAACGTGAAGTGAAGCTGTGTGCTGGTACGCTATATTATGTAGCGTAAACCCAGAGCGCATAATTGCTCTGTTTTCTACGCTACATTATATAGCGTAAACCCAGAGCGCCTCAGAAGCTCTGTTCTTATCTGTGTTTACGCTATATAATATAGCGTAAACCCAGAGCGCCTCAAAGGGGCtctgttttttgtttcttacaccTAAAAACAGAGCCAAACCTCAAAGGTGCTCTGTTTTACAAAACCTGTAACAAAATCCATCAACAAAATCATACAATCCATcaacaaaaaaatccatcaacaaaatctaaaacaaaatcaaacgATCAATCCATAAACGAAATCTAACAATCCATCAACAAAAAAATCTAAACAATCCATAAACGAAATCTAACAATCCATCAATACCAAAATCCTAACAATCCATCAATAAATTACAATCCATCTAACAAAATCTAACAATTTATAATCCGGCTAATCTAGCTTGAAGCGATGTTTCCGTTGGATGACGGGCTATGCCTTTATGAAGCTCCCATGCGATGCGATGACgaaaattatttataacatcTTCATTCCAATCCGTCCCAAGCCAGTTTTCAGAATTACAAGTCAAAATGCAATCCACGTATTTCATGAGGAACACACCACAATCAATACAATTTTTCTGCTTGGGTCGTTCCACCACATTCTCTACTTGTGGATATATAATCGCATCTTCCGGGAATCTCTCGGGGGCCAAGCGATGAAACATGATAGGTATAATTTGTTCCTATAATATACAAAGAAATTaaactatattaattaatacgAAGCACTTGGAAGTAAATCAAAAGATAATATAAGGGATTAGAAATTTACCACAACAACAAACTCCTTTCTATATAATTCTCGTAGAGACATGCAAGGGGCATCGTCATATAGAGAATCGAATAGGGTAATCCGAAAGTCCTTTACGGACCATAAGAAGAGTATCCAATGTCCGTCCGTGGCGATTGGTATTATAATGTAGTCAAAATCGCAACACTTAATTGCTCCTTTGTCCATTGTGCCATATGACACGCAATCAGTATCAAATTGTGACCATTCTCTGGTGGTTCTCTTTAAGAGATTCTTCTTTTTGATATGATATGATATCATCAATGGAGCAAACCATGGactcatataataaaattttgtagcCTTCTCTGACTGACTGTAATACATCCTATCCCTCTCCATGACCAACTTACAATACTCATCAACGATTGAGTCCTCGACTAGGTTGCCCGGTGCTATTGATTTCAGAGAACGTTCTTTGCAGTGTGTCGGTATATCAGCCAAATCAATTGGCTGTCCACTCCACCAATGTGCTTGCAACCAGTCCACCTTGCTTTGGTTGAGGGGTTTGAGAAGATGTCCCTTTTCATATCGAGGTACCGGCATCGTGATAAAATCCTTAAAAAAGACAAGATGAGAAAATGAGCTACAATTAGGCAAGATGAGAAAATGAGCGacaagtgacaaaaaaatcaaactaaaagCGGATCGTTACCTCGGTAGGGAAGTTCTCGATTGGAGGAATAGGATCCTGACGAGAAATTGGTACATTATAATAATCAGCAAAATCTATTACCGGCCGATAAACAAAATGAGGTGCACTAGGCTCGACATCATGCTGTGCACTGGGCCCAACATCATACTGAGGTGCACTGGGCCCGACATCATACTGTGTAGTCTCGAAAGGAGAACTTGTAGGATGTTCATAGGCTTCGTACTCTTTGAAGAAATCACTCCCAGACGGTTGACTCGATGACTCCGTGGTCCTTCTTGCCTTCCTTTTGGGCAGCACATTCTTGAAGTCGTGCCTCTCATAAGTCGGACCGAAAGTCTCTAACATGAGCTCGTCATAACCCCTGACAAATGTCGGTAATACGGAATCATGGAAAACCGGGGGCATCTCATGCAGACAGAGCTCGCTCATACCTCGAGCAGTCGTGATGATCTATACTGAAAATAATAGAAGGCCACCATTTATCAACATATACACAATGCAATAAACTCAAGATGGCAGTAAAATGGAAATGCGAT of Daucus carota subsp. sativus chromosome 3, DH1 v3.0, whole genome shotgun sequence contains these proteins:
- the LOC108212330 gene encoding protein FAR1-RELATED SEQUENCE 5-like, with the protein product MASFIFSKLTSPSKPITPSKPRIEIEEENDSDAKKTPIVNVDDNDDDVEEVVEEVGDDDVEEVGGECFDDFCDKQNSKDDDLNESCPCVGQLFDSLDEAEMFYRDYGRRVGFEMIIRTTHRRVKSKRICLRLYICRKGGRIVTKSLDEEKDVHKKKRNMDSIGRTHCLARMYAVHREKLKKWEVTSVYLKHNHTMISKDEVLFMQRPRNITPVIRQLIITLNKSGIGPSKTLNVLGELTGGLENIGFGNQDVRNVLRDIRHYVFDSSDALEGLALLRELKRNSQGEFFYKVDVDEENRVRAMMWVDPRSVNAYKNFGDVVVFDSTYRTNRYCMPFVPFTGVNHHYQSILFGFVLIRDETEESYLWVFKSWLEAMGNVAPQTIITDQDIAIGNAIAEVLPNTSHLYCTWHIGTKFGEKLSHLYANHDHFKEDFNSCIYKSLTVAQFKDRWEALVEKYDLMNHSWLQDMYSVRHKWVCVYTKLHFTTGMTTTSRSESMNSFFDEFVNASTGLKEFIENSQKALEKQYLREREADYETKNKERSKITSSSSESHAASIYTKEMFRRFQHELKESGAYVVIERERNPIYKHYESYKTTVQEEYRKHYVLFVTENGNLTCVCRKFESSGMLCRHIIRYLYKMQWSEIPQQCITLRWTIEGNKRVGALQHKRPKIGNFLESQPARYSTLCKAFQDLAARGSCSIARYNYLMSVIEKESNFIENFPNESGEKRAREEEDDAHEVGDDDDDENFNDLRNPILSQTKGRKKERVKSGIERGKAKKGRKYLPKKFWFADEPKEKEVDEHEEEVKRLFAEMDVCLKELEEEKEAEAEEEEEEEEGHTREELVAIFENYIKELQELDEEEDEEEKKKM
- the LOC108212329 gene encoding probable galactinol--sucrose galactosyltransferase 6, which translates into the protein MGLWGGVRPGVEGVVKYGSVLKSPVISKGVMENEPEWKVDPWYLASAGVDGVKVDVQSIWRVLALVYQVVLRSLSNTIRHLMLLAKNFSDNGCIDRMSQNTDSL